TCGGGTATCCGGTGGCCTTTACCCTGGGGGCGGTCGCCCTGGTTTTCGGCTGGCTGTTCCTGGGGCTCGATTTTTTCGGGCTATTGCCGCTGCGCATCTGGGGGGTGATGACGAATTTCACTTTGTTGGCGGTGCCCTTGTTCGTTTTCATGGGAATGGTGCTCGAGCGCTCCGGGCTGGCCGCGGATCTTCTGGAAACCGCCGGCCGGTTATGCGGCAGGCGCAGGGGCGGGCTGGCCTTTGCCAGCGTGCTGATTGGGGGATTGTTGGCCGCCACTACCGGCGTGGTCGGCGCGACGGTGGTGACCATGGGCGTCATCGCCCTGCCTGCTATGCTCAAGCACGGCTATTCCCCGTCTCTGGCCTCCGGTACGGTAGCCGCCGCCGGGACGCTGGGGCAGATCGTCCCGCCGAGCATCGTCCTGATTCTGCTGGGGGATGTCATGGGCGTCCCGGTGGGCAGGCTGTTCGTCGGCGCCGTGTTGCCGGGGATGCTGCTGATATTCCTGTATCTGCTGTATATCCTGCTGGTTGCCTGGCGGCGGCCGCAAGCGGCGCCGGCGGTAGCGCCGGCGGCGGCCGAGGGGCTGGACGGGGACCTGGTGCTGCGTGCCGTCTGCGGCCTGTTGCCGCCTCTGCTGCTGGTGGCTGCCGTGCTGGGCTCGATCTTTCTGGGCATTGCCTCTCCTACCGAGTCGGCGGCGCTGGGCGCCCTGGGCGCCGTGCTGCTGGCTGTTGTCCGCGGGCGGCTGAACCTGGCCGGCCTGTACCAGGCGATGCTTCAGACCCTGCGCCTGACCAGCATGGTGTTTCTCATCCTGATTGGCGCCACGGCCTTCGGGCTCGTGTTTCGCGGCATCGGCGGAGACGCCGCCATCTTCGGATTCATGACCTCCCACTTCAGCAGTGCCGCCGGGTTTCTGCTGGCCAGTATGGTCCTGATATTTCTGCTCGGTCTGTTTCTGGACTTCCTGGAAATCTGTTTCATCGTGGTGCCGGTGCTGGCCCCGATCGGCGTCTATTTCGGGTTGGACCCGCTGTGGCTGGGTCTGTTGATCGCTTTGAATCTACAAACCGCCTTCCTCACCCCGCCGGTCGGGTTTTCCCTGTTCTATCTGAAGGGAGCGGCGCCGAGCCTTCCCCTGAGGGCGCTTTATCGCGGGATCGTTCCTTTTGTCTGCATACAAGTCGCGGTCATCGTTCTGTTGGCCTCTTGTCCGCGTTGCGCCCTCTGGTTGCCCGATCTGGCGGACCGCCTGCAGGGGCTGTAGCGCGGTCCCCGCGCATCCGGCGCTCGCGTCCCCGGCGCAGGGCCTCCGCCACCGGCCGGGTATCGGGCCGGACGCCGCGCCACAGGAGAAATGCCTCGGCGGCCTGCTCGATTAACATGCCGAGCCCATCCTCGTTGACGCCCGCCCCCTGGCGCTCCGCCCAGCGCATGAACGGGGTGGGCTGGTCGCCGTAGGCCAAGTCGTAGCAGGCGCCTCCAGGCGCCAGCAGACCGTCGGCCAGGGGCGGCAGCCGGCCCTGAAGGCTGAGCGAGGTGCCGTTGACGACGAGCTCGAACTGCCGTCCCTGCAATTCCGGGTAGCCAACGGCCTCTACGTCCCCTTGCGCGGCAAAGGCCGTCGCCAGCCCGCGCGCGCGTTCCAGGGTGCGGTTGGCGATCACCACCCGCGCGGGGCGTTCGTCCAGCAACGGCCCCAGCACGCCGCGCACGGCGCCGCCCGCGCCCAGCACCAGGACCCGAGCGCCGGCGATGCAAAGGCCCAGGTTGTCGCGCAGATCGCGCAGCAAGCCGGTGCCGTCGGTGTTGTCGGCATAGCAGCAACCGTCCGGTCCGAACCACAGCGTGTTCGCGGCCCCCGCCCGCCGCGCCTGCGGGCCGGGGCTCTGCGCCAGCCGGTAGGCCTCGCTCTTGAAGGGCACGGTCACGCTCAACCCCTTGCCGCCGGCGCGCCGGAACTCGCGCACGGCCTGTTCGAAGCGGCCGGGGCTTACCTCAATCGCCCGGTAGCGGATTGCCTGGTCCGTCTGCCGGGCAAACAGGGTGTGAATGTGGGGGGATTGGCTGTGCCCGACCGGATGCCCCATCACCGCATAGTCGTCGCGGACGGCGGGAGAGGGGCGGTCTCCAGGCGCGGCCATGGCGCCTCGCGCCTCCGCCTCTTTCATGTTTTGGTTTTTTCCAGACCGCCGCGCAGGCAATAGGCTTCCATGCCCTGCTGGTTCAACAGATAGGCCCCGGTGGAACTGCGGCGCCCGGAGTTGCAGTACAGAATGTATTTGCATTTCGGGTCCAGGGTGTCCGACTTCAAGCGCAGCATGATCAGCGGGATGTGCAGGCTGCCGTCGAACCCGTTTTCCTGGTGTTCTCCCTCCAGGCGCACGTCCAGCCAGCGGGCCCCGGATTCCTGCACCATCTTTTGCGCCTCGGTCAGATCCACCCATCGCAGCATGGGTTCACTCAGGAGTTGCTCGAAGTCCTTTTTGGAGAGGCGCATCAGTATGCCGTCGCTGAGCATTTTGACATTGGCGTTGCGGACGGCGCCCGAGAGCAGCGCCTCTTCTCCGAAGGACGCGCCTCGCTGCAATATGGCCAGTTGCATTTCCTTGCCCCCGGGGGCCGTGCGCGTCACCGCGCATTTTCCCTGGCGGATGAGGTAGAAATAGTCGCCGGGGTCGCCCTGCTTGATGACGAGGGCCCCTTTCTTGTACGACACCTTCTCTATGCGCATGAACATGGCCTGGATGTTGGCGGGCGGCACCTTGATAAACGCCTTGGATTTCAATATCAGGGTCATCCAGTCGCCGGTTTGGTCCGAGTCGGGATCCTCGGATTCGGGCAGTTTGCCTTTCAAGTCCGGCGTTTGGTCCAGGGTCAGCGCGATGTCGAGTTGCTTCCTGTCAATTGCCATGACCAGGCTTTTTTCCCCGGCTACGGCAGTGCACCGCCGGGGTTGGAACGGGTGGACCGGCTTCTTGCCGGTTGCCGTGGATATCGAACCCGCGCGCAACACTTCTTCCCCTTTGCCGGTTTGCAGCAGGATGCTGCCCCTGAGCAGGTAGTAGGCGCTATTGTCCGTTTGATCCTTTTTAAACAGGACCTGGCCCTTGGGGACCATCAGCAATTTGGTGTGTTCGCAAAGTTTTTGCAGGAGCTTCGGCTGCAACTGATTGGGCGGGAAAGCCTGTTTTAATAGGGTGATGGCCTGGCGCTTGTCCATAGAACGGTTCTCTCCGGAACGCGCAGGCTCCGGTAATCATAGATTGTAGCCTCTTTCGTCATGCAGCACTATATCCAAACCTTCCGTTTCTTCCTCCTCGTTGACCCGCGCTCCCTGGCACAGCAACTTCGTCGCCCAGATGAAAACGGCGCTGAGGACGGCGCAATAGCCGATGGTGACGACGATGCCCGTCGCCTGGGCGGCGAGTTGTCCGCCGATGCTCTGAATGTCCGCTCCGAAGCCGTTTCCGCCCATGGACTCGGCGGCGAAGGGGGCGGTCAACAGCGCCCCGACGATCCCGCCCACGGCGTGTACGCCGAATACGTCCAGGGAGTCGTCGTAGCCCATGGCCCTCTTGAGGCTGACCGATGCGTAGTAACATGCGCCGCCGGCCGCCGCGCCGATAATGAGCGCCGCCAGGGGGTTGACGCTGCCTGCCGCCGGGGTAATCGCGACCAGTCCGGCAATTGCCCCCGAGGCGATGCCCAGCACGGTCGGTTTTCCGTAGCGCATCCATTCGCAAGACATCCAGACGAGCGCCGCCGCCGCTGCCGCCAGTTGCGTGACCACAATGGCCATTCCAGCCACGCCGTCGGCGGCCAGGC
This Gammaproteobacteria bacterium DNA region includes the following protein-coding sequences:
- the aroE gene encoding shikimate dehydrogenase produces the protein MAAPGDRPSPAVRDDYAVMGHPVGHSQSPHIHTLFARQTDQAIRYRAIEVSPGRFEQAVREFRRAGGKGLSVTVPFKSEAYRLAQSPGPQARRAGAANTLWFGPDGCCYADNTDGTGLLRDLRDNLGLCIAGARVLVLGAGGAVRGVLGPLLDERPARVVIANRTLERARGLATAFAAQGDVEAVGYPELQGRQFELVVNGTSLSLQGRLPPLADGLLAPGGACYDLAYGDQPTPFMRWAERQGAGVNEDGLGMLIEQAAEAFLLWRGVRPDTRPVAEALRRGRERRMRGDRATAPAGGPPDRATRGRNADKRPTER
- a CDS encoding TRAP transporter large permease subunit, whose amino-acid sequence is MQTWALLMFPVLFLLLLLGYPVAFTLGAVALVFGWLFLGLDFFGLLPLRIWGVMTNFTLLAVPLFVFMGMVLERSGLAADLLETAGRLCGRRRGGLAFASVLIGGLLAATTGVVGATVVTMGVIALPAMLKHGYSPSLASGTVAAAGTLGQIVPPSIVLILLGDVMGVPVGRLFVGAVLPGMLLIFLYLLYILLVAWRRPQAAPAVAPAAAEGLDGDLVLRAVCGLLPPLLLVAAVLGSIFLGIASPTESAALGALGAVLLAVVRGRLNLAGLYQAMLQTLRLTSMVFLILIGATAFGLVFRGIGGDAAIFGFMTSHFSSAAGFLLASMVLIFLLGLFLDFLEICFIVVPVLAPIGVYFGLDPLWLGLLIALNLQTAFLTPPVGFSLFYLKGAAPSLPLRALYRGIVPFVCIQVAVIVLLASCPRCALWLPDLADRLQGL
- a CDS encoding cyclic nucleotide-binding domain-containing protein, which codes for MDKRQAITLLKQAFPPNQLQPKLLQKLCEHTKLLMVPKGQVLFKKDQTDNSAYYLLRGSILLQTGKGEEVLRAGSISTATGKKPVHPFQPRRCTAVAGEKSLVMAIDRKQLDIALTLDQTPDLKGKLPESEDPDSDQTGDWMTLILKSKAFIKVPPANIQAMFMRIEKVSYKKGALVIKQGDPGDYFYLIRQGKCAVTRTAPGGKEMQLAILQRGASFGEEALLSGAVRNANVKMLSDGILMRLSKKDFEQLLSEPMLRWVDLTEAQKMVQESGARWLDVRLEGEHQENGFDGSLHIPLIMLRLKSDTLDPKCKYILYCNSGRRSSTGAYLLNQQGMEAYCLRGGLEKTKT